Proteins from one Gimesia maris genomic window:
- a CDS encoding DUF1553 domain-containing protein, with product MSLFTSLASADQQPSAIEAEKPKSSVSYRDLILSHKPVAYWSFERYEQNGFNSQAVRSPDKSKAGKPVPALVSGQPMNLLAGPRPAEFPLFDAQNQAAAFQPGKGFLRVVDPGEKSIFDFTAGDAITLEAWINPNSTKSGQFYYIIGKGRTNRKGVARDNQNYSLRLTGSEISFLFCTQPEKKGEKPTYHRWTSSGGGISTHNWHHVAVTYSFGKKKSLNAYVDGQPVSGKWDVGGDTSRTPVVDNDEVWIGSSMGGSANSSFNGQLDEVAVYRKALSAKQVASHFEYAAFDSQMDWTTIPEDRLRVDILEGIPNKKSWKFRPPRLAETFTQPHFAFIEIPNRYSERGVKVDRPDPFMVRAMSRMTLPQGKKRILLRARNAARLYIDDKLVAKTDFHRITNSGHDIVYDVDLSLAPNIRPLHRGDTEQVVDYTGDGKPHRIRFEMIVGGSRHRPDFGETAVFIGNPGEDFQLLTPSDQVVMLTDKDWLPFEREYRYSLIAVNAARRREASAKEDQYWESRHQLAKAEILKQPQVKVPSAVKGLRANNAIDHFINLRLAKEQIAQTPLLGDLAFLRRLSLDTTGTVPSPGQINAYLADDPETRRAKAIQRLINDPAWADSWVGYWQDVLAENPNILNPTLNNTGPFRWWIHESFYDNKPFDRFLTELVLMEGSKYFGGPAGFEMASQNDAPMAAKAHIIGQAFLGLNMQCARCHDAPFHDFKQRDLFSLAAMLKRSSQGVPKTSSIPGFDPKSNSMLVSVTLLPGEKVTPQWTFEELVKPGKFPENYLRSPQDTRQQLAATITSPQNERFVNVIVNRVWKRYLGHGLVEPVDDWDGQEPSHPELLKYLSQQFVIHGYDLKYLSQLIFESDLYQREAAIDSSKVEGFTETPYHFSSPVLRRMEAEQIVDSLFLICGKPLDAGPMCIDIDGARDYHSSLDLGTPRRAWQFTSPSNERDRPSLALPFGQPFITLLKTFGWRDTRQSPQTVRESTSTPLQPALLANGILGQRFTRLSDDSDFTELALQDVTLQALIKTTVMKTLTREPTTEELNMFTELLQPGFAERVNPQAELVSRERLPRNLVSWSNHVNSRANEIKVELEGAVKKGDPPTKRLNNDWRNRYEDMLWSLLNSPEFLFVP from the coding sequence TTGTCTCTGTTCACGAGCCTTGCATCGGCAGATCAGCAGCCGTCGGCAATTGAAGCGGAAAAACCAAAATCTTCCGTCAGTTACCGCGATCTGATTCTTTCCCATAAACCAGTGGCTTACTGGAGTTTCGAGCGGTACGAGCAAAACGGTTTCAACAGCCAGGCAGTGCGCAGCCCGGATAAGTCAAAGGCGGGAAAACCCGTCCCGGCACTGGTGAGCGGCCAGCCGATGAATCTCCTCGCCGGTCCTCGACCTGCTGAATTTCCTTTGTTTGATGCTCAGAATCAGGCGGCTGCCTTTCAGCCTGGCAAGGGCTTCCTGCGGGTTGTCGATCCCGGTGAGAAAAGCATTTTTGATTTTACTGCAGGCGATGCGATCACCCTGGAAGCATGGATCAATCCCAACTCCACGAAATCCGGACAGTTCTACTATATCATCGGGAAAGGTCGCACAAACCGGAAAGGAGTTGCCCGGGACAATCAGAATTATAGTTTGAGGCTGACCGGCTCGGAAATCAGCTTTCTGTTTTGCACCCAGCCTGAAAAAAAAGGTGAGAAACCCACATACCACCGCTGGACTTCTTCCGGGGGGGGAATCAGTACCCATAACTGGCATCATGTCGCAGTCACTTACAGCTTCGGCAAAAAGAAAAGTCTGAACGCGTATGTCGACGGCCAGCCTGTTTCCGGGAAATGGGATGTAGGCGGCGATACCTCGCGGACACCTGTGGTTGACAATGATGAAGTCTGGATTGGTTCTTCGATGGGCGGGTCAGCAAACAGTTCCTTTAATGGACAGCTGGATGAAGTGGCCGTTTATCGGAAGGCCCTGTCTGCAAAACAGGTGGCGTCACACTTTGAATATGCGGCTTTCGATTCACAGATGGACTGGACTACGATTCCGGAAGATCGCCTCAGAGTCGATATTCTGGAAGGGATTCCCAATAAAAAATCCTGGAAGTTTCGGCCGCCTCGCCTGGCGGAAACATTCACACAACCACACTTCGCTTTCATTGAAATTCCCAACCGTTATTCCGAGCGTGGCGTGAAAGTGGATCGGCCGGATCCCTTCATGGTGCGGGCAATGTCGCGCATGACGCTCCCCCAAGGGAAAAAGCGGATTCTGTTGCGTGCCCGCAATGCTGCGCGGCTCTATATTGATGACAAACTGGTAGCAAAAACCGATTTCCACAGAATTACCAATAGCGGACACGACATCGTCTACGACGTCGATCTGAGCCTGGCGCCAAATATTCGTCCATTACACCGGGGTGATACGGAACAGGTTGTCGATTATACCGGCGATGGTAAACCGCACCGCATTCGCTTCGAGATGATCGTTGGCGGTTCCCGGCATCGTCCTGATTTCGGAGAGACAGCGGTTTTTATCGGTAATCCCGGTGAAGATTTTCAACTTCTGACTCCGTCTGATCAGGTGGTCATGCTGACCGACAAGGACTGGCTGCCTTTCGAACGCGAATATCGTTACAGCCTGATCGCGGTGAATGCAGCACGCCGCCGGGAAGCTTCCGCGAAGGAAGATCAGTACTGGGAATCGCGGCATCAACTTGCGAAAGCAGAGATACTCAAGCAGCCTCAAGTAAAAGTGCCATCTGCAGTCAAGGGACTGCGGGCGAATAACGCCATCGATCATTTTATCAATCTGCGACTGGCGAAAGAGCAGATTGCTCAGACACCGCTACTTGGGGATCTGGCTTTTCTAAGACGACTTTCCCTGGACACAACGGGAACTGTGCCGTCCCCAGGGCAAATTAATGCGTATCTGGCTGACGATCCGGAAACGCGGCGTGCGAAAGCGATTCAGCGTCTGATCAACGATCCCGCCTGGGCAGACAGCTGGGTTGGTTACTGGCAGGATGTGCTGGCGGAGAACCCGAATATCCTCAACCCGACATTGAATAACACCGGGCCCTTCCGCTGGTGGATTCACGAATCGTTTTATGATAACAAACCTTTCGACCGCTTCCTGACCGAACTGGTCCTGATGGAAGGCAGCAAGTATTTTGGTGGACCGGCCGGTTTTGAAATGGCTTCGCAGAACGATGCCCCGATGGCGGCCAAAGCGCATATCATTGGCCAGGCCTTCCTTGGTCTGAATATGCAGTGTGCCCGCTGTCACGATGCCCCGTTCCATGATTTCAAACAACGCGATCTGTTCAGCCTGGCGGCCATGCTGAAGCGTTCTTCGCAAGGCGTCCCCAAAACCAGCTCGATTCCCGGTTTTGATCCCAAGTCGAATTCCATGCTCGTGTCCGTGACACTACTGCCGGGCGAGAAAGTAACACCCCAATGGACGTTCGAAGAACTGGTCAAGCCTGGCAAGTTCCCGGAAAATTACCTGCGTTCTCCCCAGGATACGCGTCAGCAGCTGGCGGCTACGATTACCTCACCTCAAAACGAACGTTTTGTGAATGTGATTGTGAATCGTGTCTGGAAGCGGTATCTCGGGCATGGGCTGGTGGAACCGGTGGATGACTGGGATGGCCAGGAACCTTCCCACCCGGAACTGCTGAAGTATCTGTCGCAGCAGTTTGTGATTCACGGTTATGATCTGAAATATCTGTCCCAGTTGATTTTTGAGTCGGATCTGTACCAGCGCGAGGCTGCGATCGACAGTTCAAAAGTCGAAGGTTTTACCGAAACACCTTATCATTTTTCTTCACCGGTCCTGCGTCGCATGGAAGCAGAACAGATTGTCGATTCGCTGTTTTTGATCTGCGGGAAACCCCTGGACGCCGGTCCGATGTGTATCGATATCGATGGTGCCCGCGATTATCACAGTTCACTCGATCTGGGAACGCCACGTCGCGCCTGGCAGTTTACATCCCCGTCTAATGAACGGGATCGTCCCAGTCTGGCGCTCCCGTTCGGTCAGCCTTTTATTACTCTGCTGAAAACATTCGGCTGGCGGGACACACGTCAAAGCCCCCAAACGGTTCGCGAATCGACGTCGACCCCTCTCCAGCCGGCTCTCCTTGCCAATGGAATTTTAGGGCAGCGATTCACCCGTCTTTCTGATGACAGTGATTTCACGGAGCTGGCATTACAGGATGTAACTCTCCAGGCTTTGATTAAAACGACTGTCATGAAAACATTAACGCGTGAGCCAACCACTGAAGAGCTCAACATGTTTACAGAACTGCTGCAGCCCGGTTTTGCTGAGCGGGTGAATCCGCAGGCCGAACTTGTCAGCCGCGAGCGATTACCGCGAAATCTGGTCAGCTGGTCTAACCATGTGAATTCCCGCGCAAACGAAATTAAAGTGGAACTCGAAGGGGCAGTGAAAAAAGGAGATCCACCCACCAAACGACTCAACAATGACTGGCGGAACCGCTACGAGGATATGCTCTGGTCTTTGTTGAATTCTCCTGAATTTCTCTTTGTGCCTTAA
- a CDS encoding DUF1553 domain-containing protein: MNYLAFVKRSLCLLSLLLALPLSVSPSYAQKEKSTEVEKSPKVAVPASYRELILADQPTLYWNFETPASEGYNSVVTVKEKTEPVKALISGKLAKPAAGPRPSEFPLFTTENQAAAFQPGEGFLRVVDPGEKSILDFTAGDAITLEAWVNLNSTKAGRHYYIIGKGRTNRKGVARDNQNYGFRITGSEISFLFRGQPEKKDQKADFHRWTSSGAGISAHNWHHVAVTYTFGKKKSLKAYVDGQPVSGKWDMGGDTTLAPVVDNDEVWIGSSMGGSAGSSFDGQLDELAVYRKALSAKQVASHFKYHAPDPQIDWTAIPEDRVKVDILEGIPNKKSWTFRPPRLAESFTQPHFALIEIPNRYSERGVKVDRPDPYLVRAMSNVVIPKGKKRILIRARNASRLYIDDKLVAETGFHKISGSAHGHVFKVDRSLAPNIRPLHRGDQEKVIEFTGDGKPHHVRFEMIVGGSRHRPDFGETAVFIGNPGEDFQLLTPSDQLVMLTDKDWLPFEREYRYSLIAVNAARRREASAKEDQYWESRHQLAKAEILKQPQVNVPSAVKGLRANNAIDHFINQRLAKEQIAQAPLLGDLAFLRRLSLDTTGTVPTTEQISAYLADDPKTRRAKAIQRFIHDPAWADSWVGYWQDVLAENPNIVNPTLNNTGPFRWWIHESFYDNKPFDRFLTELVMMEGSKYFGGPAGFEMASQNDAPMAAKAHIIGQTFLGLNMQCARCHDAPFHDFKQRDLFSLAAMLKRSSQGVPKTSSVPGFDFNSNSMLISVTLLPGEKVTPQWTFEELVKPGAYPQNYLRSPQDTRQQLAATITSPQNERFANVIVNRVWKRYLGHGLVEPVDDWDGQEPSHPELLKYLSQQFVIHGYDLKYLSQLIFESDLYQREAAIDSSKVEGFTETPYHFSSPVLRRMEAEQIVDSLFLICGKPLDAGPMCIDIDGARDYHSSLDLGTPRRAWQFTSPSNERDRPSLALPFGQPFITLLKTFGWRDTRQSPLTVREYAATALQPAILANGVVGKRFTRLSDDSDFTALALEKQSVADLVKSTFLKTLTREPTQSELKMFVELLQPGYTERVNEKAEIVTREPLPRNLVAWSNHLSPEANEIKVSLESSVKEGDLPTQRLNADWRNRYEDMLWTLLNSPEFLFVP, encoded by the coding sequence ATGAACTACCTGGCATTCGTTAAGCGTTCCCTGTGCCTGCTGAGTCTCTTACTCGCCCTGCCTCTGTCAGTGAGCCCCTCCTATGCTCAAAAAGAGAAAAGTACCGAAGTAGAGAAAAGTCCCAAAGTTGCTGTACCTGCCAGCTATCGGGAGCTGATTCTGGCAGACCAGCCGACACTCTACTGGAATTTTGAGACACCCGCTTCAGAGGGTTACAACAGCGTCGTGACTGTGAAGGAAAAGACCGAACCAGTCAAAGCCCTCATCAGCGGCAAGTTAGCAAAGCCCGCGGCTGGTCCCCGTCCTTCTGAGTTTCCTTTATTTACCACGGAGAATCAGGCAGCAGCGTTTCAGCCTGGCGAAGGTTTTCTGCGGGTGGTAGATCCGGGTGAGAAGAGTATTCTCGATTTTACTGCCGGAGATGCGATCACCTTGGAAGCATGGGTGAATCTGAATTCCACAAAAGCGGGTCGTCATTATTACATCATTGGAAAAGGACGGACGAACCGCAAAGGGGTTGCCCGGGACAATCAGAACTATGGCTTCCGAATTACGGGTTCTGAAATCAGTTTTCTGTTTCGGGGGCAACCTGAGAAGAAAGATCAGAAAGCCGATTTCCATCGCTGGACGTCGAGTGGAGCCGGGATCAGTGCTCACAACTGGCATCATGTTGCTGTGACTTACACCTTCGGTAAAAAGAAGAGCCTGAAGGCGTATGTCGACGGTCAGCCTGTTTCCGGGAAATGGGATATGGGCGGCGATACGACGCTGGCACCCGTGGTTGACAACGACGAAGTCTGGATCGGTTCTTCCATGGGAGGATCCGCTGGCAGCTCGTTTGACGGTCAGCTGGATGAACTGGCCGTTTATCGGAAGGCCCTGTCTGCAAAACAGGTGGCGTCACATTTCAAATATCATGCTCCTGATCCACAGATCGACTGGACGGCAATTCCGGAAGATCGGGTCAAAGTGGATATTCTGGAAGGGATTCCCAATAAGAAATCCTGGACGTTCCGGCCTCCGCGTCTGGCGGAATCGTTCACGCAACCGCATTTTGCGTTAATTGAGATTCCGAATCGCTATTCCGAACGGGGTGTGAAAGTGGATCGCCCCGATCCTTATCTGGTGCGTGCCATGTCGAATGTTGTGATTCCGAAAGGGAAAAAGCGGATTCTGATTCGTGCCCGCAATGCTTCGCGACTGTATATCGATGACAAACTGGTTGCTGAGACCGGCTTCCATAAGATTTCCGGTTCGGCTCACGGTCACGTATTTAAAGTGGATCGCAGCCTGGCGCCGAATATTCGCCCTCTGCATCGAGGTGATCAGGAAAAAGTCATTGAATTTACCGGTGATGGAAAACCACATCACGTTCGCTTCGAAATGATTGTCGGCGGATCTCGGCATCGTCCCGATTTCGGAGAGACAGCGGTTTTTATCGGTAATCCCGGTGAAGATTTTCAACTTCTGACTCCGTCTGATCAGCTGGTCATGCTGACCGACAAGGACTGGCTGCCTTTCGAGCGCGAATATCGTTACAGCCTGATCGCGGTGAATGCAGCACGCCGCCGGGAAGCTTCCGCGAAGGAAGATCAGTACTGGGAATCGCGGCATCAACTTGCAAAAGCAGAGATTCTCAAGCAGCCTCAGGTGAATGTGCCATCTGCAGTCAAGGGACTGCGGGCGAATAACGCCATCGATCATTTTATCAATCAGCGACTGGCGAAAGAGCAGATTGCCCAGGCACCGCTACTTGGGGATCTGGCTTTTCTAAGACGACTTTCCCTGGACACAACGGGAACCGTACCCACCACAGAGCAGATCAGCGCATACCTCGCCGACGATCCAAAAACACGACGTGCGAAAGCAATTCAACGATTCATCCATGATCCCGCCTGGGCAGACAGTTGGGTTGGATACTGGCAGGACGTGCTCGCAGAAAACCCGAACATCGTGAACCCGACATTGAATAATACCGGACCTTTCCGCTGGTGGATTCACGAATCGTTTTATGATAACAAACCTTTCGACCGCTTCCTGACTGAACTGGTCATGATGGAAGGCAGCAAGTATTTTGGTGGACCGGCCGGTTTTGAAATGGCTTCGCAGAACGATGCCCCGATGGCGGCCAAAGCACATATTATCGGTCAGACTTTCCTGGGACTGAATATGCAGTGTGCCCGTTGTCACGATGCACCCTTCCATGATTTCAAACAACGCGATCTGTTCAGCCTGGCGGCCATGCTGAAGCGTTCTTCGCAAGGCGTCCCCAAAACCAGCTCTGTTCCCGGCTTTGATTTCAACTCGAATTCCATGTTGATTTCGGTCACGCTGCTGCCTGGCGAGAAAGTGACGCCCCAATGGACATTCGAAGAACTGGTCAAACCGGGCGCCTATCCCCAAAATTACCTGCGTTCTCCCCAGGATACGCGTCAGCAACTGGCGGCTACGATTACTTCACCTCAAAACGAACGTTTTGCCAACGTGATTGTGAATCGTGTCTGGAAACGGTATCTCGGGCATGGTCTGGTGGAACCGGTGGATGACTGGGATGGCCAGGAACCTTCCCACCCGGAACTGCTGAAGTATCTGTCGCAGCAGTTTGTGATTCACGGTTATGATCTGAAATATCTGTCCCAGTTGATTTTTGAGTCGGATCTGTACCAGCGCGAGGCTGCGATCGACAGTTCAAAAGTCGAAGGTTTTACCGAAACACCTTATCATTTTTCTTCACCGGTCCTGCGTCGCATGGAAGCAGAACAGATTGTCGATTCGCTGTTTTTGATCTGCGGGAAACCCCTGGACGCCGGTCCGATGTGTATCGATATCGATGGTGCCCGCGATTACCACAGTTCACTCGATCTGGGAACGCCACGTCGCGCCTGGCAGTTTACATCCCCGTCCAATGAGCGGGATCGTCCCAGTCTGGCACTGCCTTTCGGACAGCCCTTTATTACCTTGCTGAAAACGTTCGGCTGGCGGGACACACGTCAAAGTCCTTTGACGGTTCGCGAATATGCCGCAACGGCTCTGCAGCCTGCCATTCTCGCAAATGGTGTTGTCGGCAAACGGTTCACCCGACTTTCTGATGACAGCGATTTTACGGCTCTCGCTTTAGAGAAACAGTCTGTAGCGGACTTGGTCAAGTCTACGTTTCTGAAGACACTCACGCGTGAACCGACGCAGAGTGAGTTGAAAATGTTTGTCGAACTGCTGCAGCCTGGTTATACAGAACGTGTTAACGAGAAGGCAGAAATCGTTACACGAGAACCACTGCCACGCAATCTGGTCGCCTGGTCAAACCATTTGAGTCCCGAGGCCAATGAAATCAAAGTGTCTCTGGAATCATCTGTCAAAGAAGGGGACCTTCCTACGCAACGTTTGAACGCGGATTGGCGAAATCGCTATGAAGATATGCTCTGGACGTTGTTGAACTCTCCGGAGTTCCTGTTTGTACCATAA
- a CDS encoding DUF1501 domain-containing protein, giving the protein MNAFESTRRDFLRQASLTGLAASALGTPWQQLLASEQHADKKHGAKKLPMPVGKAEHCIMIWLGGGSCHIDTWDPKRKGDPKAKKAGSYYDSIPTAIKGTEVCEHLSKCAPILDRFNIVRSVHHEVIDEHAAATNRMHTGRPTTGTITYPSVGSVVAHQRGSASEHAPAYVLIGYPNVTRGPGFLGSQAGYIYLTDTSAGPSGFTRSSRVNQSRQDRRERLLTKMRAEFRQKSVGGQTIQDYDQSVAEALRLSGPEFMKVFQLDNEKSDLRNSYGGEFGQRCLLSRRLIQSGVRFIEVSHNLNFVNGTGWDTHNDGQLNQHLLIKELDSALSTLVLDLEKNKLLDKTLIVVASEFGRPAKFDSGGGRGHQSKAFSVVLAGGGLQNGKTIGVTNELGEAIVSRPVSVPDLHATIYASLGIDPSEELFAGDRPVPITDMGDPVRELFS; this is encoded by the coding sequence ATGAATGCATTTGAATCTACTCGTCGTGACTTTTTAAGACAGGCGTCACTCACCGGTCTGGCTGCGTCTGCTCTGGGAACTCCCTGGCAGCAGTTACTGGCGTCTGAACAACACGCTGATAAAAAACATGGTGCGAAAAAACTCCCAATGCCGGTGGGTAAAGCCGAGCATTGTATCATGATCTGGCTGGGCGGCGGTTCCTGCCACATCGATACCTGGGACCCGAAACGCAAGGGAGATCCCAAGGCCAAAAAGGCCGGTTCCTATTACGATTCGATTCCGACTGCAATTAAAGGCACCGAAGTCTGTGAGCATCTTTCTAAATGCGCACCGATACTCGACCGGTTCAACATTGTGAGATCGGTGCATCACGAAGTGATCGACGAGCATGCGGCTGCCACAAACCGTATGCATACCGGACGACCGACAACCGGAACGATTACCTACCCCTCAGTCGGTTCCGTAGTGGCGCATCAACGGGGATCTGCCAGTGAGCATGCTCCCGCCTATGTTTTGATCGGATATCCTAACGTAACACGTGGTCCCGGGTTCCTGGGCAGTCAGGCGGGTTACATCTATCTGACCGATACCAGTGCCGGACCGAGTGGCTTCACACGGTCTTCCCGCGTGAATCAGAGTCGTCAGGATCGTCGCGAACGTCTGCTGACGAAGATGCGGGCTGAGTTCCGCCAGAAAAGTGTGGGGGGGCAGACGATTCAGGATTATGACCAGTCGGTAGCGGAAGCGCTGCGTCTGTCGGGTCCTGAATTCATGAAAGTGTTCCAGCTGGACAATGAGAAAAGCGATCTTCGCAATTCTTATGGTGGTGAGTTCGGCCAGCGCTGTCTGCTGTCGCGCCGACTGATTCAGTCAGGTGTACGGTTCATTGAAGTGTCACATAATCTGAACTTTGTAAATGGTACCGGCTGGGATACGCACAATGACGGCCAGCTCAATCAGCATCTGTTGATCAAAGAGCTGGATTCTGCGCTGTCGACGCTGGTGCTCGATCTGGAGAAAAATAAGCTATTGGATAAAACGTTGATCGTCGTCGCTTCCGAATTTGGCCGTCCCGCAAAATTTGATTCCGGCGGAGGACGCGGCCATCAGTCCAAGGCTTTCAGTGTGGTCCTGGCAGGCGGCGGACTGCAGAATGGAAAAACCATTGGTGTGACGAATGAACTGGGTGAAGCAATTGTTTCCCGCCCGGTCTCCGTTCCCGATCTGCACGCCACGATCTACGCTTCACTGGGCATTGACCCCAGTGAAGAACTCTTTGCCGGCGATCGTCCTGTGCCGATTACGGATATGGGCGATCCCGTGCGGGAACTGTTTTCCTGA